The Streptomyces sp. NBC_00102 genome segment AGGCGGCACCGAGGCCGACAACCTCGCCGTCAAGGGCCTGTACTGGGCCCGCCGGGACGCCGACCCCCGGCGCACCCGGGTGCTGGCCGGACCGGTCGAGCACCACGCGGTGCTGGACGCGGTGGACTGGCTCGCCGAACACGAGGGCGCCACCGTCGAGTACCTCCCCGTCGACCGCTACGGCCGGGTGCACCCCGAGGCGCTGCGCGAGGCGGTACTCCGCGACCCCGACGACGTCGCGATGATCACCGTGATGTGGGCCAACAACGAGATCGGCACCATCATGCCGGTCCGTGAACTTGCCGCCGTGGCGAACGAGTTCGGCATCCCGATGCACGCCGACGCGGTGCAGGCCTTCGGTCAGCTGGAGGTCGGATTCGCGGACTCCGGGCTCGCCGCCATGACGGTCAGCGCGCACAAGATCGGCGGGCCGTTCGGCATCGGCGCCCTGCTGCTGGGCCGCTCCCACACCCCCGTACCCGTCCTGCACGGCGGAGGCCAGGAGCGGCACGTGCGCTCCGGCACCCTCGACGTGCCCGCGATCGCCGCCTTCGCTGTCGCCGGGGAGCACGCGGCCGGGCACCGGGAGGAGTTCGCCCGTCGCGTCGGAGGGCTCCGCGACGAGCTGGTCGCGGCCGTGCTGGAGACCGTCCCGGACGCCGTGCTCGGCGGCGACCCCGCCCCCGGCGGCCGGCTCCCGGCCAACGCCCACTTCAGCTTCCCCGGCTGCGAGGGCGACTCCCTCCTGCTGCTGCTGGACGCCCAGGGCATCGAGTGCTCCACCGGCTCCGCCTGCACCGCCGGGATCGCCCAGCCCAGCCACGTCCTGCTGGCCACCGGCACCGACCCCGACCTGGCGCGTGGCACCCTGCGCTTCTCGCTCGGCCACACCTCGACCGCCGAGGACGTCGCCGCCGTGGCCCGCGCGATCGGCCCCGCCGTCGAACGCGCCCGCACCGCCGGACTCAGCTGAGTGAACAGCCCCTCGGGGCGCGCTCAGGCCGGGCGCCCCGAGGCCGCCCGGCGTATCAGCTCGATGTAGCGGTCCCAGTCCCAGTACGGCCCCGGGTCGGTGTGGTCCGTACCCGGCACCTCCACGTGCCCGATGATGTGCTCCCGGTCGACGGGGATGCCGTACCGCCCGCAGACCGAGGCCGTCAGCCGCGCGGAGGAGGCGTACATCGCGGTGGTGAAGTCCTTCGGGCGGTCCACGAACCCCTCGTGCTCGATGCCCACGCTCCGCTCGTTGTACGAGCGGTTGCCCGCGTGGTACGCCACGTCGAGCTCCCGGATCATCTGGATCACCGACCCGTCCTTGCCCACGACGTAGTGCGCGGCGGCCAGATGTGCGGGGTCCTGGAAGACCCGCACCGCACTCGCCAGACTGCCCTGGGTGACGTGCACGACCACCCGGTCCACGGAGAAGTCGTCGGGGCGGTCCGCGCGGCGCCAGTTCGCCTCCGAGGCGGCCGTCCACCGCGCGCCGGCGTAGTCCAGCTCGCCAGGGGTGCGCGGCTTCTCCACGCCCGGCAGCCGCCACCACGCGTGCTTCAGGTCGTCCCTGGCCAGAGCGGCCGCGGTGACCGCGGCGGCCATGGCCGAGCCGCCGATCAGCAGGGTGCGGCGGCTCACACCGTCTGCCGTCCCGTCCGGACCGGACCCGCTGCCTCCCGTGGCTCCCATGACAGCTGCAACGCACATCCGCGGGCGAACGGTTCCCGGAGCCCCGTACTCTGGACGGGCTATGACTCAGACTTCCCAGCGCCCCCTCCGCGTGCTCGCCGCGATGTCCGGCGGAGTCGACTCCGCCGTCGCCGCCGCGCGCGCCGCCGAGGCGGGGCACGACGTGACCGGTGTGCACCTCGCCCTCTCCGCGAACCCGCAGTCGTTCCGCACCGGAGCGCGCGGCTGTTGCACCATCGAGGACTCCCGGGACGCCCGCCGCGCGGCGGACGTCATCGGCATCCCGTTCTACGTCTGGGACCTGGCGGAACGCTTCCGCGAGGACGTCGTGGAGGACTTCGTCGCGGAGTACGAGGCCGGGCGCACGCCCAACCCCTGCCTGCGCTGCAACGAGAAGATCAAGTTCGCGGCGCTGCTCGACAAGGCGCTCGCCCTGGGCTTCGACGCCGTGTGCACCGGCCACTACGCCACCGTCGTACTGAACGAGGACGGCAGCCGCGAGCTGCACCGCGCCTCGGACATGGCCAAGGACCAGTCGTACGTCCTCGGGGTGCTGGACGAGAAGCAGCTCGCGCACGCGATGTTCCCGCTCGGCGACACCCTCACCACCAAGGAGGAGATCCGCGCCGAGGCCGAGGCCCGCGGACTCGCCGTCGCCAAGAAGCCCGACAGCCACGACATCTGCTTCATCGCCGACGGCGACACCCAGGGCTTCCTGGCGAGCCGGCTGGGCGGCAAGGCCGAGGGCGACATCGTCGACGAGTCGGGCGCCAAGCTCGGCACCCACGACGGGGCCTTCGGCTTCACCATCGGCCAGCGCAAGGGCCTGCGGATCGGCCACCCGGCCGCCGACGGGAAGCCGCGGTACGTCCTGGACATCTCCCCGG includes the following:
- the mnmA gene encoding tRNA 2-thiouridine(34) synthase MnmA, translating into MTQTSQRPLRVLAAMSGGVDSAVAAARAAEAGHDVTGVHLALSANPQSFRTGARGCCTIEDSRDARRAADVIGIPFYVWDLAERFREDVVEDFVAEYEAGRTPNPCLRCNEKIKFAALLDKALALGFDAVCTGHYATVVLNEDGSRELHRASDMAKDQSYVLGVLDEKQLAHAMFPLGDTLTTKEEIRAEAEARGLAVAKKPDSHDICFIADGDTQGFLASRLGGKAEGDIVDESGAKLGTHDGAFGFTIGQRKGLRIGHPAADGKPRYVLDISPVNNTVTVGPVEALDVTALTAIKPRWCGTAPAGPGTYTAQLRAHGGETEVTAELVDGTLHVTFAEPVRGIAPGQAVVLYDGTRVVGSATIAATVRRETSPAAS
- a CDS encoding N-acetylmuramoyl-L-alanine amidase — translated: MGATGGSGSGPDGTADGVSRRTLLIGGSAMAAAVTAAALARDDLKHAWWRLPGVEKPRTPGELDYAGARWTAASEANWRRADRPDDFSVDRVVVHVTQGSLASAVRVFQDPAHLAAAHYVVGKDGSVIQMIRELDVAYHAGNRSYNERSVGIEHEGFVDRPKDFTTAMYASSARLTASVCGRYGIPVDREHIIGHVEVPGTDHTDPGPYWDWDRYIELIRRAASGRPA
- a CDS encoding cysteine desulfurase family protein codes for the protein MAYLDHAATTPMLPEAIAAMTAQLAATGNASSLHAAGRRARRTVEESRETLADALGARPSEVVFTSGGTEADNLAVKGLYWARRDADPRRTRVLAGPVEHHAVLDAVDWLAEHEGATVEYLPVDRYGRVHPEALREAVLRDPDDVAMITVMWANNEIGTIMPVRELAAVANEFGIPMHADAVQAFGQLEVGFADSGLAAMTVSAHKIGGPFGIGALLLGRSHTPVPVLHGGGQERHVRSGTLDVPAIAAFAVAGEHAAGHREEFARRVGGLRDELVAAVLETVPDAVLGGDPAPGGRLPANAHFSFPGCEGDSLLLLLDAQGIECSTGSACTAGIAQPSHVLLATGTDPDLARGTLRFSLGHTSTAEDVAAVARAIGPAVERARTAGLS